A single window of Leeuwenhoekiella sp. MAR_2009_132 DNA harbors:
- a CDS encoding glycoside hydrolase family 88 protein, which translates to MQKFLVTPQNGDWDWIDAIQMGMPVFAKMGVLEQDDRYFEKMYQMYMESRNVIGGKGLYNPEDGLWWRDADFDSPYTEPNGEDSYWSRGNGWVIAALAKTLAIIPADAPHREQYVEDLQAMAEALKKVQRPDGFWNVSLHDPTHFGGKETSGTALFVYGIAYGINNDLLDRETYLPVITKAWNAMISDSLHENGFLGWLQSTGKEPKDGQPLSYDKQPDFEDYGLGCFLLAGAEMYRLEF; encoded by the coding sequence ATGCAGAAGTTTCTAGTTACACCTCAAAATGGGGATTGGGACTGGATTGATGCCATACAAATGGGAATGCCTGTTTTTGCAAAAATGGGCGTGTTGGAACAAGACGACCGTTATTTTGAGAAAATGTACCAGATGTATATGGAAAGTAGAAACGTAATCGGCGGGAAGGGCTTATACAATCCTGAGGACGGACTCTGGTGGCGTGATGCAGATTTTGATTCGCCATATACAGAGCCTAATGGAGAAGATTCGTATTGGAGCCGCGGGAATGGCTGGGTGATTGCAGCATTAGCAAAAACACTTGCTATAATCCCGGCAGATGCTCCACACCGCGAGCAGTATGTAGAAGATTTACAAGCAATGGCAGAAGCTCTAAAAAAGGTACAGCGTCCTGATGGCTTCTGGAATGTGAGTTTACACGATCCCACACATTTTGGAGGTAAAGAAACTTCAGGAACAGCTCTGTTTGTATACGGTATCGCATATGGGATTAACAACGATTTACTAGATAGAGAGACCTATTTACCTGTAATTACTAAAGCCTGGAATGCGATGATTTCAGATAGTTTACACGAAAATGGATTTTTAGGATGGTTACAATCTACGGGTAAAGAACCTAAAGATGGGCAGCCGCTTTCTTATGATAAGCAACCCGATTTTGAAGATTATGGTTTGGGTTGTTTTCTTTTAGCAGGTGCCGAAATGTATCGTTTAGAGTTTTAA
- a CDS encoding sugar-binding domain-containing protein — protein sequence MRHFYTFFILLVSFIGLQPIHAQKSDTLHLEGTWRFEIDAKDQGTTAAWFARKLKDNIILPGSMLTNNKGNEVTIKTQWTGSIYDSSFYFNPRFEKYRQPGDVKFPFWLTPEKEYVGAAWYQKEITIPKDWDNKHIYLYLERPHTETLVYLDSQKIGIQNSMVAPHQYDLSSYLTPGTHTLSIRVDNRVKEINVGPDSHSITDHTQGNWNGIIGKLKLVATPEIYIENIQAYPNRAAKEVRFKIAVAQLKQQSKKVTLNFELVTFNTAAPQKINPYSTSFKINATQDTLVATVPLGETIALWDEFDPALYRAKVTLTSSKGVDHKTLQFGIRDFKTQATSFLINDRPVFLRGTLDNAIYPLTGHPPMDIDSWKKVFKAIKDHGLNHVRYHSWCPPEAAFKAADLLGIYLQPEGPSWANHGSALGLGRPIDTYIYEETNRMETHYGNFASYVMLAYGNEPTGRQVEYLSAFNNYWKQKDTRRLYTGASVGGSWPVVPNNEFMVRGGARGLDWKNETPQTLNNFTKNIAQFEVPFVSHELGQYCVFPNFNETKKYTGPLKAKNFELFEEDLKDHHMLDQADDFFMASGKLQALCYKYDIEKALRTPNYAGYQMLSLSDYSGQGTALVGVLDAFWDPKSYTDATAFREFANSTVPLAEIPKFVYTNDESFTATALISHFGKTPLKQNQNWQITNSAGISVASGSFDTPEIGYGLSTLGEVAVPLSEIETPQKLIFTISVENTEFKNHWDFWVYPKELPAVTTQVYECTSLDEQALKTLNSGGTVILNAAGRIVKGAEVVQTFIPVFWNTSWFQMRPPHTTGILIDPEHPLFNEFPTEYHSDLQWYSIVNNQQVMHLEDFPENFRPLIQPIDTWFMNRRLAMAFEAKVGNGKLMVVSVDLNDPEKDAAAHQLYYSLQKYMASAEFNPKNELDIALIQDLFKTPSKQQFNKYTNDSPDELKPKNEGE from the coding sequence ATGCGTCACTTTTATACTTTTTTTATTTTACTAGTAAGCTTTATAGGATTACAGCCAATACACGCCCAAAAAAGTGATACACTGCACCTAGAGGGGACCTGGCGATTTGAAATAGATGCTAAAGACCAGGGAACTACTGCAGCATGGTTTGCCCGAAAATTAAAAGACAACATCATACTTCCGGGGTCGATGCTTACCAATAACAAAGGCAACGAGGTTACCATAAAAACACAATGGACGGGTAGTATTTACGACAGTTCATTTTATTTCAATCCGCGGTTTGAAAAGTACCGTCAGCCGGGGGATGTCAAATTCCCATTCTGGCTTACGCCCGAAAAAGAATACGTAGGCGCAGCCTGGTATCAAAAGGAAATTACCATTCCAAAAGATTGGGATAATAAGCACATTTACCTCTATCTGGAACGCCCGCATACCGAAACACTGGTATATCTCGACAGTCAAAAAATAGGGATACAAAATTCTATGGTGGCTCCCCATCAATACGACTTAAGCAGCTACTTAACTCCGGGTACACATACGCTAAGCATTCGCGTTGACAACCGCGTTAAAGAAATTAATGTAGGTCCCGATTCCCACAGTATCACCGACCATACACAGGGCAACTGGAATGGAATTATAGGAAAATTAAAATTAGTCGCCACCCCCGAAATTTATATTGAAAATATACAGGCCTATCCCAATCGAGCTGCAAAAGAAGTTCGTTTTAAAATTGCTGTTGCCCAATTAAAGCAACAGTCTAAAAAAGTAACCTTAAATTTTGAGTTGGTAACGTTCAATACGGCTGCTCCTCAAAAAATAAACCCTTACTCGACTTCATTTAAAATAAACGCAACTCAGGATACACTAGTTGCAACGGTTCCGCTAGGAGAAACTATTGCGTTATGGGATGAGTTTGACCCGGCTTTATACCGTGCTAAAGTCACTTTGACGTCTTCTAAAGGTGTTGATCATAAAACCTTGCAATTCGGGATTCGGGATTTTAAAACACAAGCCACTTCTTTTCTCATAAATGACCGACCTGTATTTTTAAGAGGAACGCTAGACAATGCGATCTACCCACTTACAGGACATCCCCCAATGGATATAGACTCCTGGAAAAAAGTGTTTAAAGCTATAAAAGATCACGGTCTCAATCACGTACGGTATCATTCCTGGTGTCCGCCCGAAGCTGCTTTTAAAGCCGCAGATTTATTGGGTATTTATTTACAACCCGAAGGCCCAAGCTGGGCAAATCACGGCAGTGCTTTAGGACTAGGCAGACCTATAGATACCTATATTTATGAAGAAACAAACCGTATGGAAACCCATTACGGCAACTTTGCCTCCTATGTGATGCTGGCTTATGGTAACGAACCCACAGGACGACAGGTAGAATACCTGAGTGCTTTTAATAATTATTGGAAACAAAAAGATACCCGTCGCTTATACACTGGCGCATCGGTAGGTGGCAGCTGGCCGGTAGTACCCAATAACGAATTTATGGTGCGTGGTGGTGCCCGCGGACTGGATTGGAAAAATGAAACGCCGCAAACGCTTAATAATTTTACCAAAAATATCGCGCAATTTGAGGTCCCGTTTGTGTCGCACGAACTGGGGCAATATTGTGTTTTCCCTAATTTCAACGAGACAAAAAAATATACAGGTCCGCTTAAGGCTAAGAACTTCGAACTTTTTGAAGAGGATCTTAAAGATCATCATATGCTTGATCAGGCAGATGATTTTTTTATGGCTTCCGGGAAATTACAGGCTTTGTGTTATAAATATGATATTGAGAAAGCATTGCGTACTCCCAATTATGCCGGCTATCAAATGCTTTCGCTAAGTGATTATTCGGGTCAGGGGACTGCGCTAGTAGGTGTTTTGGATGCCTTTTGGGACCCAAAATCCTATACAGATGCGACTGCATTTCGGGAATTTGCAAACAGTACGGTGCCGCTCGCTGAGATCCCAAAGTTTGTATATACTAATGACGAATCGTTTACCGCTACTGCGCTCATTTCCCATTTTGGGAAGACACCTTTAAAGCAAAATCAAAACTGGCAGATCACTAATAGCGCAGGAATTAGTGTAGCTTCAGGTAGTTTTGATACTCCTGAAATTGGTTATGGATTATCTACTTTAGGAGAAGTAGCAGTTCCGCTTAGCGAAATCGAAACTCCACAAAAATTGATATTTACCATTTCGGTTGAAAATACCGAATTTAAGAATCACTGGGACTTTTGGGTATATCCTAAGGAATTACCTGCCGTAACCACGCAAGTTTATGAGTGTACCTCGCTTGACGAACAAGCGCTAAAAACCCTAAACTCTGGCGGTACCGTTATATTAAATGCTGCAGGACGCATCGTAAAAGGTGCCGAAGTAGTACAAACCTTTATCCCGGTTTTTTGGAACACCTCGTGGTTTCAGATGCGCCCACCGCATACTACCGGAATTTTAATCGATCCGGAGCACCCGTTGTTTAACGAATTTCCCACCGAATATCACAGTGATTTACAGTGGTACAGCATTGTAAACAACCAGCAGGTAATGCATTTGGAAGATTTTCCCGAAAACTTTAGACCGCTAATTCAGCCTATAGACACCTGGTTTATGAACCGCAGACTTGCAATGGCTTTTGAAGCCAAAGTGGGCAACGGGAAACTTATGGTTGTGAGTGTTGATCTTAACGATCCTGAGAAAGATGCGGCAGCCCACCAATTGTATTACAGCTTGCAGAAGTATATGGCTTCGGCAGAATTTAATCCAAAAAACGAACTCGATATTGCGCTGATTCAGGATTTATTTAAAACCCCATCCAAGCAACAATTTAATAAATATACAAACGACAGTCCCGACGAATTAAAGCCTAAAAATGAGGGTGAATGA
- a CDS encoding glycoside hydrolase family 43 protein: protein MIKKILFVLIIATAFTSCKAQEPAYLFTYFKGNGEDGLHLAYSTDALNWKSLNNDESILTPEVGEQKLMRDPAVIKGGDGLYHMVWTTGWTERGIGYASSEDLVNWSEQQLIPVMQHEETARNCWAPEITYDAKNDQYMIYWATTIPGLFPETQSKADDGYNHRMYYILTKDFKDFTKAEVLYEPGFNSIDATIQWDGEQYVMFLKDETREPARKNLKVAFAENLTGPYSEASEPITGKYWAEGPTAIQKDGKWIVYFDKYTDHQYGAVMSEDLKNWTDISDKVTFPDGIRHGTVICVSTAELKQIQEVLVID from the coding sequence ATGATCAAAAAAATTCTATTCGTACTTATAATTGCAACCGCTTTTACTTCCTGTAAAGCTCAAGAGCCCGCTTACTTGTTTACTTATTTTAAAGGTAACGGGGAAGATGGTTTGCATCTGGCTTACAGTACCGATGCGCTAAATTGGAAATCGCTAAACAACGATGAATCTATTTTGACTCCAGAGGTGGGGGAGCAAAAATTAATGCGTGATCCCGCAGTAATTAAAGGTGGAGACGGCTTGTATCATATGGTATGGACCACCGGTTGGACCGAGCGGGGTATCGGTTATGCCTCTTCAGAAGATCTGGTAAACTGGTCTGAGCAGCAATTAATACCGGTTATGCAACACGAAGAAACTGCGCGTAATTGCTGGGCTCCGGAGATTACCTACGATGCTAAAAACGACCAATATATGATTTACTGGGCGACCACCATCCCCGGTTTATTCCCGGAAACCCAATCAAAAGCAGATGATGGATACAACCACCGTATGTATTATATCCTAACCAAGGATTTTAAAGATTTTACTAAAGCCGAAGTACTATACGAACCGGGTTTTAATTCCATAGACGCGACCATACAATGGGATGGCGAGCAGTATGTGATGTTTTTAAAAGATGAAACCCGCGAACCGGCACGTAAAAATTTAAAAGTTGCATTCGCGGAAAATTTAACCGGACCGTATTCTGAAGCTAGCGAACCCATCACCGGTAAATACTGGGCAGAAGGACCTACTGCCATTCAAAAAGATGGGAAATGGATTGTTTATTTTGATAAATATACCGACCATCAATACGGCGCTGTGATGTCTGAAGACTTAAAAAACTGGACCGATATTTCAGATAAAGTTACATTTCCTGATGGTATACGTCACGGGACTGTGATATGTGTTTCTACCGCGGAGTTGAAACAGATTCAAGAGGTATTAGTAATTGATTGA
- a CDS encoding alpha/beta hydrolase, which produces MKLKIILMSLFLSNAAIAQQEEVKLWDVVPGSITNDSFKEEKQYEGDQIRGYSKVSEPTLTIFTPEDGKSNGTAVVICPGGGYSHLAINKEGYKLGAWFAEQGITGFVLKNRLPSDAIMQDKTIGPLQDVQRAIRYVRENALKFGIDTTKVGVMGFSAGGHLAVTASTLYEEAVYDSKEGVSAKPDFSMLIYPVVSMKKGVTHQGSRDNLLGKNPDEATVTKYSGEEQVTAATPKTFLIHATDDKAVPVENSIHYYLALKDAGVPVELHIYEDGGHGFGMGRSATADSWPAALNLWLKKHSLISE; this is translated from the coding sequence ATGAAATTAAAAATAATTTTAATGAGCTTATTTTTAAGCAATGCTGCAATAGCCCAACAGGAAGAAGTTAAACTTTGGGATGTAGTGCCGGGAAGTATTACAAATGATTCTTTTAAAGAAGAAAAGCAATACGAAGGTGATCAAATACGAGGATATAGCAAAGTTTCAGAGCCTACATTAACCATTTTCACTCCGGAAGATGGTAAAAGTAACGGCACTGCAGTGGTAATTTGTCCCGGTGGTGGTTACAGCCATTTAGCGATAAATAAAGAAGGCTACAAACTAGGCGCCTGGTTTGCAGAACAGGGTATTACAGGATTTGTGTTAAAAAATAGATTACCTAGTGATGCCATTATGCAGGATAAAACTATTGGTCCGCTACAAGATGTACAACGTGCGATTCGCTATGTTCGGGAAAACGCTTTAAAATTTGGTATCGACACTACAAAAGTGGGGGTAATGGGTTTTTCGGCAGGTGGACATCTTGCTGTTACCGCATCTACTTTGTATGAGGAAGCTGTATATGACAGTAAAGAAGGTGTGTCTGCAAAACCTGATTTTTCAATGCTAATTTATCCAGTAGTTAGTATGAAAAAAGGAGTAACACATCAAGGTTCGCGAGATAATTTATTGGGTAAAAATCCCGATGAAGCGACTGTCACAAAATACTCAGGAGAAGAACAAGTAACAGCAGCTACTCCAAAGACTTTTCTAATTCACGCTACAGATGATAAAGCTGTTCCGGTAGAAAACAGTATTCATTATTACCTGGCTTTAAAAGATGCCGGTGTACCGGTAGAACTGCATATCTATGAAGATGGCGGTCACGGGTTTGGGATGGGACGCTCTGCAACAGCCGATTCTTGGCCTGCAGCATTAAATCTGTGGTTGAAAAAGCATAGCTTAATTTCAGAGTAA
- a CDS encoding glycoside hydrolase family 88 protein, with amino-acid sequence MNKTIALLLFAVFSINCAAQKTIDRNDILAKMELANSYFMQKWPDVGKTIITNKERPSHIWTRGVYYEGLMALHKIYPKEEYYTYALDWANFHEWSFRSGNETRNADDYDAAHTYIDLYNLQPDPRN; translated from the coding sequence ATGAATAAAACAATCGCATTGCTACTTTTTGCTGTGTTTAGTATTAACTGTGCAGCTCAAAAAACAATAGACCGTAACGACATTTTAGCAAAAATGGAATTAGCCAATTCGTATTTTATGCAAAAATGGCCCGATGTAGGCAAAACCATTATTACTAATAAAGAGCGCCCCAGCCACATCTGGACACGCGGGGTTTATTATGAAGGCTTAATGGCACTTCACAAAATTTACCCTAAAGAAGAGTATTATACCTACGCGCTAGACTGGGCTAACTTTCACGAGTGGAGTTTTAGAAGTGGTAACGAGACCCGTAATGCAGATGATTATGATGCAGCACATACCTATATCGATTTGTACAATTTGCAACCCGACCCGAGAAACTAA
- a CDS encoding DUF4450 domain-containing protein, with protein sequence MRSSIQLIAGFSSLLILAGLAFTPAIAQEKALWHNQKRLLHYKPDGKSFVLVNGTRKFNRALYGTNSGFRVETGDLPEFALYMPGMGGNFKLGIANGKTSKWITEADSIETRYTPGIMEYTLRDEILGAGSLQLTVVASATHEGFLLKVTEINLPETVDISWLFGGASGKKFHRDGDIGADPESVFYLQPEYCLHNTYTLAKNKFTLDFNWDKKTHKNTKILHGTIPDGIVKVGSATANQNPKSLTNSTADTLPVVYGTVSRNASKTYYWAIENPDSKTTQDTRTTEEAFNEALHKAETLANRVTLKTPDPYLNTLGGALATAADAIWESPAYLHGSVAWRMHLNAWRGAYTADLLGWHDRAKTHFSSYGKSQVLEPETGPVVLDSSRYFARQKEVLGTAMFSEGYISRHPNRNDRAHHYDMNLVFIDQLLTHFKWNKNPQFLKEIFPVIERHLKWEKRNFDANDDGLYDAYATIWASDALQYSGGSVTYTSAYNYRANVLTAKLAQLLEKDPQPYFLEAKKIKNAIQNTLWLPEQGVFAEYKDALGNQLLHKTPGIWTVYHALDKDIADNFQAYQSLNYVSNEIPHIPVAAEGLPYDDLSLVATTNWQPYTWSVNNVALAENLNMALAYWQGNQPEKGFKLFESALVESMYLGASPGGFQQLSFYDAMRGELYRDFADPIGVAARALVEGLFGIKPNFINNELIIQPGFPQEWEQASLHLPDVSLSFKRIENTEIYTLKNNFDADLNLKLELNAACSTLEELTVNGKKATYTMDTNAVGTPKISIDAGKAKQYKIEVKWGTQAIDPITTKTKYALQEPLNLNTSNAEILEVYDPQRALSEIDSSSKKIDARINSGLGHKTVFIKLKHDEMIWWQPINFEVIPKLEIVNNHYSSGAVKIDLQNNASEILEGTLGINTNHQQKIKIPSSGSKQLKLPVRAVVPGTNKLKFSLTSGAEIELAFTNWDIPVYQVPKFDCIDLSSHFNAEVNQIFKQQYWSPRPESPTLQLPTTGIGNWCYPNISEEITIDDSGLRKAAARTGTIKSQQNIPFKTGSQANEENVVFTSKWDTYPDTINIPLTGKASHAYLIMTGTTNPMQTRMENGRVTVTYTDGTSDKLSLKNPENWWPIEQDYYADGYAFTADAPKPPRLIFKTGEITRNFDDYTDIHGFTQYGIDNGAGTLLDLPLDVKKTLQHIHIESITNDVIIGLMSLTLQR encoded by the coding sequence ATGAGAAGTTCTATCCAACTAATAGCTGGTTTTTCTTCACTTCTGATTTTAGCAGGTTTAGCATTTACGCCTGCAATCGCACAAGAAAAAGCGCTTTGGCACAATCAAAAAAGGCTACTACACTATAAGCCGGACGGTAAAAGTTTTGTTTTAGTAAACGGTACCCGAAAATTTAACCGCGCCTTATACGGTACCAATTCTGGTTTTAGAGTAGAAACCGGCGACTTACCCGAGTTTGCATTGTATATGCCGGGAATGGGTGGCAACTTTAAACTGGGCATTGCTAATGGAAAAACCTCCAAATGGATTACAGAAGCAGACAGTATTGAAACCCGCTATACGCCGGGTATTATGGAATACACCCTGCGGGATGAGATTTTAGGTGCCGGAAGTTTACAGCTTACCGTGGTTGCTTCGGCGACACACGAAGGTTTCTTACTTAAAGTAACGGAAATCAATCTACCCGAAACGGTTGATATAAGTTGGCTATTCGGTGGAGCCAGCGGAAAGAAATTCCATAGAGATGGTGATATTGGCGCAGACCCCGAATCTGTGTTTTACCTGCAACCGGAATATTGTTTACACAACACCTATACTCTAGCCAAAAACAAGTTTACTCTTGATTTTAACTGGGATAAAAAAACGCATAAAAACACCAAAATACTCCATGGCACAATCCCCGACGGCATCGTAAAGGTAGGCAGTGCAACAGCAAATCAGAACCCTAAAAGTTTAACCAACTCCACTGCAGATACGCTTCCTGTGGTGTACGGTACCGTTTCAAGAAACGCTTCAAAAACCTATTATTGGGCGATTGAAAACCCCGATTCTAAAACAACTCAAGATACACGTACTACCGAAGAAGCATTTAATGAGGCTTTACATAAAGCAGAAACGCTGGCAAACCGCGTAACGCTTAAAACTCCTGATCCCTATTTGAATACATTGGGCGGCGCACTCGCTACTGCAGCAGATGCCATCTGGGAAAGTCCGGCATATTTACATGGCTCGGTAGCCTGGCGGATGCACCTCAACGCCTGGCGTGGTGCATATACTGCAGACCTATTAGGCTGGCACGACCGTGCGAAAACCCACTTTAGCAGCTACGGAAAATCACAGGTTTTAGAACCCGAGACCGGCCCTGTGGTTTTAGACAGCAGCCGTTATTTTGCACGACAAAAGGAAGTTTTGGGTACGGCTATGTTTAGCGAGGGCTACATAAGCAGACATCCCAATCGCAACGACCGCGCACATCATTATGATATGAATCTGGTTTTTATAGATCAGCTGCTCACGCATTTTAAATGGAATAAAAATCCTCAATTTCTAAAAGAAATATTTCCCGTAATTGAGCGGCATTTAAAATGGGAAAAACGAAATTTTGATGCAAATGATGATGGATTGTATGATGCCTACGCAACAATCTGGGCAAGTGACGCCCTGCAATACAGCGGGGGTTCGGTGACCTATACCTCGGCATATAATTACCGTGCTAATGTATTGACCGCAAAATTAGCTCAGCTTTTAGAAAAAGATCCACAACCTTATTTTTTAGAAGCCAAAAAAATTAAAAACGCCATTCAAAACACACTATGGCTTCCTGAACAAGGTGTTTTTGCAGAGTATAAAGATGCATTAGGCAATCAACTGCTACACAAAACTCCCGGAATTTGGACGGTGTATCACGCCCTTGATAAAGACATTGCAGATAATTTTCAGGCGTATCAAAGTTTGAATTATGTGAGCAATGAAATTCCGCATATTCCTGTCGCGGCTGAAGGCTTACCCTATGATGATCTTTCTTTAGTTGCAACGACCAACTGGCAACCCTACACCTGGTCTGTAAACAATGTTGCGCTGGCTGAAAATCTTAATATGGCACTTGCCTACTGGCAGGGCAATCAACCTGAAAAAGGTTTTAAACTTTTTGAAAGCGCCCTTGTAGAAAGTATGTATCTGGGTGCTTCGCCGGGCGGATTTCAGCAATTGTCGTTTTATGATGCCATGCGCGGCGAACTCTATCGGGATTTTGCAGATCCTATAGGTGTTGCTGCACGAGCTTTAGTAGAAGGTCTTTTTGGCATAAAGCCAAATTTTATCAATAATGAATTGATTATACAACCCGGCTTTCCGCAAGAATGGGAACAGGCTTCTTTACACCTACCTGATGTCTCGTTGTCTTTTAAAAGAATAGAAAATACCGAAATCTATACGCTGAAAAATAATTTCGACGCCGATTTAAATCTCAAATTAGAATTAAATGCCGCCTGTTCTACGCTTGAAGAGCTAACTGTAAACGGAAAAAAAGCAACTTACACCATGGATACGAATGCAGTAGGAACTCCTAAAATAAGTATTGATGCGGGTAAGGCTAAGCAGTATAAAATTGAAGTAAAGTGGGGTACTCAAGCTATAGATCCTATTACTACAAAAACAAAATATGCACTTCAAGAACCACTAAACCTCAACACTTCAAACGCAGAAATTCTAGAAGTTTACGATCCTCAACGTGCCCTTTCTGAGATTGATAGTTCTTCAAAGAAAATTGATGCACGTATAAATTCCGGTTTGGGGCATAAAACGGTTTTTATAAAACTGAAACATGACGAAATGATCTGGTGGCAACCGATAAATTTTGAAGTTATTCCAAAACTAGAAATCGTCAACAACCACTATTCTTCAGGAGCTGTAAAAATTGATCTTCAAAATAATGCTTCAGAAATCCTAGAAGGTACTTTAGGAATAAATACCAACCATCAACAAAAAATAAAAATTCCTTCATCAGGCAGCAAACAACTAAAGTTACCCGTACGGGCAGTGGTTCCCGGGACAAATAAGTTGAAGTTTAGTTTAACTTCGGGAGCCGAAATTGAATTGGCATTTACCAATTGGGACATACCTGTTTACCAGGTACCTAAATTTGATTGTATTGATTTATCGAGTCATTTTAATGCAGAGGTCAATCAAATTTTCAAACAACAGTATTGGAGTCCGCGACCGGAATCACCTACACTACAACTGCCCACAACCGGCATCGGCAACTGGTGCTACCCTAATATTTCCGAAGAAATAACTATAGACGATAGTGGCTTACGTAAGGCAGCAGCACGTACAGGAACCATAAAAAGTCAACAAAACATCCCATTTAAAACTGGGTCTCAAGCAAATGAGGAGAATGTAGTTTTCACCTCAAAATGGGATACCTATCCAGACACGATTAACATACCACTCACGGGTAAAGCAAGCCACGCTTACTTAATTATGACAGGTACTACAAACCCCATGCAGACCCGAATGGAAAATGGCAGAGTTACCGTAACCTATACTGATGGAACTTCAGATAAGCTGAGTCTAAAAAATCCCGAAAACTGGTGGCCAATCGAGCAGGATTATTATGCAGACGGCTATGCATTTACAGCAGATGCCCCAAAACCTCCACGCCTCATATTTAAAACAGGAGAAATAACCCGAAACTTTGATGACTATACAGATATTCACGGTTTTACGCAGTATGGAATTGATAATGGTGCAGGAACGCTTTTAGATCTTCCGCTGGATGTGAAAAAAACGCTACAACATATACACATAGAAAGTATTACCAATGATGTGATTATAGGATTAATGAGTCTCACCTTACAACGCTAA